The following are encoded together in the Brevinematia bacterium genome:
- a CDS encoding GatB/YqeY domain-containing protein — MILDRINEDYKNAVRERDENKRQTLNLLKSAIKYREIELRSSGKEISEDEIVSVIQKEIKKRKEAIELYEKGGRDDLVQKEKIELEILEAYLPKQLSEEEIREIVTSAIASIGAKSPSDVGRVMKEVMPKVKGRADGAVVKRIVEEALSK, encoded by the coding sequence ATGATACTTGATAGGATAAATGAGGATTACAAAAATGCCGTGAGAGAAAGGGATGAGAATAAAAGACAGACTTTGAACTTACTTAAGTCGGCAATAAAGTATAGAGAAATAGAATTGCGTAGTAGTGGGAAGGAGATCTCAGAGGATGAGATAGTTTCGGTTATACAGAAGGAGATAAAGAAGAGAAAAGAGGCTATTGAGCTTTATGAGAAGGGTGGCAGAGATGATCTAGTGCAGAAAGAGAAAATAGAACTGGAAATTTTAGAAGCGTATCTACCTAAGCAATTGTCTGAAGAGGAGATAAGAGAGATAGTTACTAGTGCTATAGCATCTATTGGGGCTAAATCTCCTTCAGATGTTGGTAGGGTTATGAAGGAGGTTATGCCTAAGGTTAAGGGGAGAGCAGATGGGGCGGTAGTGAAAAGAATTGTTGAAGAAGCATTAAGTAAGTGA